The DNA segment GCAGAAACGATAAAATAAAGGGATGACTTGGACTTGTAAAGATAAAATGCACAAAAAATAAAAATGGAAATGGAGAAAGTACACAAAAAATATATAATTCGGCAAAATATATTGACAAAAAACTTGTGAAAATGATATAGTGGCCTTACAAACATAAGACGTATGATGTCGTATCTTATGAAGCTGCTCTTTGGAGATGAAAAGGAGAAGAACGGCATCAGCACCCCGGACGGGAAACTTGAGAAGGAGAGTTGGAGTATGATGAAAAAGAAAATGAGATGGCTGGCTCCGCTTACTGCCCTGGCAATGCTCAGTATGGCGCTGGGAGGATGCAGCGGCGGCGGAGAAGAGACGGCAGCAGCAGGAACGACGGCAGCGGCCGCAGGAACGGAAAGTACGGCTGCCGCGTCGGGAGACAGCGCGGATGCTGCTGACAAGCCGACGGTAAAGGTCGGCGTTATGTGCCCCATGTCGGGAACAAGCGCCAGATTCGGAGAGTTATACCAGGCATCCATCACAGCAGCCATGAAGGCGATTGAAGAGGACGGGCTTTTAAAGGATTATAATCTGGAGTTTGAGTATGTGGACGACAAGGGCGCCACGGACGGTGCGCCGGCAGCCGCCACCTATGTCCTCGACCAGTACGGTGCAGACGTGGCCATCGGGCATATGCTGACGACCATGGTTCTTGTGTCCGGCCCGATGTTTGAGGAGGCGCAGGTGCCGCTTCTTGGAATCGTATCCGGCCCGGCTTCCGTATCCCAGGGCTTTGAGTACCTTTGCATCGAGACGGGAACCGACTTAATCCAGGCGGAAACGCTTCTCCAGTATCTCGTGGAGGAGAAGGGCTACGACAAGCTTGGCATGATCCATATCAATACGGAGGGCGGTTCTTCCGCAGCAGACCATATCGAAAAGGTTATGAAGGAAAAATATAACCTGGAGCTGGTGACGAGGGATGCCATGACGAATGAGGACACGGACTTCACG comes from the Eubacteriaceae bacterium Marseille-Q4139 genome and includes:
- a CDS encoding ABC transporter substrate-binding protein, coding for MMKKKMRWLAPLTALAMLSMALGGCSGGGEETAAAGTTAAAAGTESTAAASGDSADAADKPTVKVGVMCPMSGTSARFGELYQASITAAMKAIEEDGLLKDYNLEFEYVDDKGATDGAPAAATYVLDQYGADVAIGHMLTTMVLVSGPMFEEAQVPLLGIVSGPASVSQGFEYLCIETGTDLIQAETLLQYLVEEKGYDKLGMIHINTEGGSSAADHIEKVMKEKYNLELVTRDAMTNEDTDFTAQVLKMKDGGAQAVIFWGLNQSQGNTCMKNIEQNWGKVPEEILFAGGTSMGQAQMTETWDASDLEGVVFPVGYIPDESNPSIVRFIEDFKEADVQNQDPADVPARVYDSVFHLVTALNNLGPYDVEAEDFSVKLNEQLRNASFDGVQGHFDYSAFDNGEGLAQMNIAEWGPDYSQSRVYPN